In the Prochlorococcus sp. MIT 1307 genome, one interval contains:
- the selD gene encoding selenide, water dikinase SelD: MPLQTVHSIALKIMLDDHLVLAGGGHTHALILRRWCMDPSLRPKGLITLISRKSTTMYSGMLPGLIAGYYSLNEVLINLRTLSEKAKVVLVIDEIRGLNVIDNCIFLQDRPPIYFQRLSLDIGSEACEDKEHVQKTGIDLGIPIKPLTAAMQWIENQEKDTLDFDKKPLTVVGSGLSALEVVLALRSRWSNRFLRLQADMCKLSPTFKKALDKAKIDLIPRRASISGHVLFCTGSKAPNWLKKSNLEVDSDGRVFTTNTFQVINYPYIFAVGDCGVIKKQYRPASGVWAVRAAEPLARNLERFSKNLEPSGWLPQKRALQLIGGGGYQSKKPVAWASWGHFLIGPHHLLWKWKEKIDRKFMAKLDVEFGMDSSENSIDSDMGCRGCAAKLPSKPLKEALDQANLSALSANPEDSVFIASLQGGKGLVQSVDGFPALISDPWLNGRLTALHACSDLWATGACVSSAQAVITLPNVSDKIQKELLAQSLSGINSALEIQGAKLVGGHTVEDRSDAPEPISLGIQIALCVNGLVSSGIDPWTKGGFCEGDALMLSRGLGSGVLFAAARAGKVCSQDLDAAINELATSQHILVEALLKAQERNHSNPIVHACTDITGFGLLGHLEEMLFASNSKRIKLGQSLLRIQLEAELIPSLKGALSLLRDGYASTLAPANRRAWSLLDKRDGSPAFVELSLGKGLYAGCQEYETIMELIVDPQTCGPLLIACPNEDAIRLENEAPWIKIGNVLSI; this comes from the coding sequence TTGCCTTTACAAACTGTTCACTCTATTGCCCTCAAAATAATGCTTGATGATCATCTTGTTTTAGCGGGAGGAGGACATACCCATGCTTTGATACTTCGCAGATGGTGCATGGATCCTAGCCTTAGACCTAAAGGTTTGATCACTTTGATTAGTCGAAAAAGCACCACAATGTACTCAGGAATGCTTCCAGGTTTAATTGCAGGATATTATTCACTAAATGAAGTTTTGATTAATCTAAGAACCTTGTCGGAGAAAGCTAAGGTCGTGCTCGTAATAGATGAAATTAGAGGTTTAAATGTGATTGATAATTGTATCTTCTTGCAAGATCGCCCTCCAATATATTTTCAACGACTGAGTTTAGATATTGGTTCTGAAGCCTGCGAGGATAAAGAACATGTTCAAAAGACAGGCATAGATTTAGGGATACCAATTAAGCCTTTAACTGCAGCAATGCAATGGATTGAAAACCAAGAGAAAGATACTCTTGATTTTGATAAAAAGCCATTGACGGTAGTTGGATCAGGCCTTTCGGCCTTGGAGGTTGTTTTAGCGCTTCGTAGTCGTTGGAGTAATCGCTTTTTGAGATTGCAAGCAGATATGTGTAAATTAAGTCCCACATTTAAAAAGGCGCTTGATAAGGCCAAGATTGACCTGATACCTAGGAGGGCTTCAATCTCAGGCCACGTATTGTTTTGCACTGGAAGTAAAGCACCTAATTGGCTTAAAAAAAGTAATCTTGAAGTTGACTCTGATGGCAGAGTTTTTACGACTAATACATTTCAAGTAATTAATTACCCATATATTTTTGCGGTAGGTGATTGTGGTGTCATCAAAAAGCAGTATCGACCTGCTTCAGGCGTTTGGGCGGTACGTGCTGCTGAGCCTTTAGCAAGGAATCTTGAGAGATTTAGTAAAAACTTGGAGCCTTCTGGTTGGTTGCCTCAAAAAAGAGCTCTTCAGTTGATTGGTGGTGGGGGGTATCAATCTAAAAAGCCTGTAGCTTGGGCTTCGTGGGGACATTTCTTAATTGGCCCTCACCATTTGCTATGGAAATGGAAGGAGAAAATTGACAGAAAGTTTATGGCGAAGCTTGACGTTGAATTTGGTATGGATTCATCAGAAAATTCAATTGATTCAGATATGGGTTGTCGTGGTTGTGCAGCGAAACTGCCTTCAAAACCTCTAAAAGAAGCTTTGGATCAGGCAAATCTTTCAGCTTTGAGTGCTAATCCAGAGGATTCTGTTTTTATTGCATCGCTACAAGGAGGGAAAGGTCTTGTGCAAAGTGTAGATGGATTCCCTGCTCTGATAAGTGATCCCTGGCTTAATGGGCGATTAACAGCTTTGCATGCATGCTCTGATCTTTGGGCAACCGGTGCGTGCGTTTCTTCTGCGCAGGCTGTAATTACACTTCCCAATGTATCTGACAAAATTCAGAAGGAATTATTAGCTCAGAGTTTGTCTGGTATTAATTCAGCATTAGAAATCCAAGGCGCAAAACTTGTTGGGGGTCATACTGTTGAGGATAGAAGTGATGCTCCTGAACCAATCAGTCTTGGAATTCAAATAGCTTTATGTGTCAATGGATTAGTTTCTAGTGGAATCGACCCGTGGACTAAAGGAGGCTTTTGCGAAGGAGATGCGCTAATGCTGAGTCGAGGCTTAGGTTCTGGCGTTCTATTTGCTGCAGCTAGAGCTGGCAAAGTTTGCTCTCAAGACTTGGACGCAGCAATCAATGAGCTTGCGACTAGCCAACACATTCTTGTGGAGGCACTACTTAAAGCTCAAGAGAGGAATCATTCAAATCCAATTGTGCATGCTTGTACTGACATTACAGGTTTTGGATTGTTGGGCCATTTGGAAGAGATGCTTTTTGCTAGCAATTCTAAACGCATTAAATTAGGTCAATCTCTACTACGAATTCAATTAGAGGCTGAATTAATTCCTTCATTAAAGGGCGCATTAAGTTTGCTTAGGGATGGTTATGCGAGCACACTCGCCCCAGCGAACCGCAGAGCATGGAGCCTTCTCGATAAGAGGGATGGATCACCTGCATTTGTTGAATTATCTTTAGGGAAAGGCCTCTATGCGGGATGTCAAGAATATGAGACAATCATGGAGCTTATAGTTGACCCTCAGACCTGCGGACCATTATTGATAGCTTGCCCAAACGAAGACGCAATAAGATTAGAGAATGAAGCTCCATGGATCAAGATTGGCAATGTTTTATCTATATAA
- the mtnP gene encoding S-methyl-5'-thioadenosine phosphorylase — protein sequence MQLSKITLLKDARLGILGGSGLYNIDGLENVQELNIKTPFGAPSDTLRLGELGGMEVVFLARHGRHHTITPTDIPYRANIWALKSLGVSWLLAPSAVGSLQEQIRPQDMVVPDQFIDRTHQRPLSFFSDGAVAHVTMADPFCPNLARLLAEEGGRLMPEGRQMHKGGIYLAMEGPAFSTRAESNLYKSWGCSVIGMTNHTEARLAREAEIAYASLSMATDYDCWHESEETVSVEMVMNNLRANASLASKIVRATAAKISTTRPKSTAHHALKDGLMTAKERVPNETRKKLDLLTRPYWGHFSNQ from the coding sequence TTGCAGCTTTCTAAAATTACTCTTCTCAAAGATGCGCGTCTTGGCATATTGGGAGGGAGTGGCCTTTACAACATAGACGGGCTCGAAAATGTACAAGAGTTGAACATTAAAACTCCCTTTGGTGCACCATCTGACACATTACGTTTAGGGGAATTAGGTGGGATGGAGGTGGTTTTTCTTGCTCGGCATGGCAGACATCACACAATTACACCGACAGATATTCCTTATAGGGCAAACATCTGGGCACTCAAATCACTAGGTGTTAGTTGGTTATTAGCACCATCAGCGGTTGGCTCACTGCAAGAACAAATAAGACCCCAAGACATGGTCGTACCTGACCAATTTATCGATCGAACCCATCAAAGGCCTCTATCTTTCTTCTCTGATGGCGCTGTTGCTCATGTAACCATGGCAGATCCGTTTTGCCCCAATCTTGCAAGGTTGCTAGCGGAAGAAGGAGGAAGGCTGATGCCTGAAGGAAGACAAATGCATAAAGGTGGCATCTATTTAGCCATGGAAGGCCCTGCATTCTCAACTCGCGCCGAATCAAACTTATACAAAAGCTGGGGCTGCTCAGTAATTGGGATGACAAACCATACTGAAGCAAGATTGGCGAGAGAAGCTGAAATTGCCTATGCATCTCTTTCGATGGCCACCGACTATGACTGCTGGCATGAAAGTGAAGAAACTGTTTCAGTAGAAATGGTAATGAACAACCTTCGGGCTAATGCGAGCTTGGCCTCAAAAATTGTTCGTGCAACAGCTGCAAAGATTTCAACAACTAGGCCAAAAAGCACAGCACATCATGCACTCAAAGATGGACTAATGACAGCCAAAGAGAGGGTGCCAAATGAAACTCGTAAGAAGCTTGATTTATTAACAAGGCCTTACTGGGGCCATTTCAGTAACCAATAA
- a CDS encoding photosystem II reaction center protein J: MSTKLKGPDGRIPDRLPDGRPAVSWERRWTEGSLPLWLVASAGGIAVFFVLGIFFYGSYTGVGNAGGL; the protein is encoded by the coding sequence ATGAGCACCAAACTTAAGGGCCCTGACGGTCGAATACCTGATCGACTTCCAGATGGACGTCCAGCAGTTTCTTGGGAACGCCGTTGGACAGAAGGATCTCTGCCTCTTTGGCTTGTAGCCTCTGCAGGTGGAATAGCGGTATTCTTTGTTCTTGGTATTTTCTTTTATGGTTCCTACACCGGTGTAGGGAATGCTGGAGGCTTATAA
- a CDS encoding photosystem II reaction center protein L, producing MQVNPNPNNLPVELNRTSLYLGLLLTFVMGILFSSYFFN from the coding sequence ATGCAAGTCAATCCAAATCCCAACAATTTGCCCGTTGAGTTGAATCGCACAAGTCTTTATTTAGGACTTTTGCTTACCTTCGTCATGGGAATTTTGTTTTCCAGCTATTTCTTTAACTGA
- the psbF gene encoding cytochrome b559 subunit beta, with product MTQSAPLQSDRVYPIFTVRFFAVHALGVPTVFFLGAIAAMQFIRR from the coding sequence ATGACACAATCTGCTCCTCTTCAATCTGATCGCGTCTACCCGATTTTTACGGTTAGATTCTTTGCTGTGCACGCCTTGGGCGTTCCCACGGTGTTTTTCCTAGGTGCAATTGCTGCCATGCAGTTCATCCGTCGCTGA
- the psbE gene encoding cytochrome b559 subunit alpha, with product MAAGSTGERPFFEILTDIKFWVIQIVTLPAIFISGFLFVSTGLAYDTFGTPRPDAYFQGSETKAPVVSQRYESKSQLDLRLQ from the coding sequence ATGGCTGCCGGCTCTACGGGGGAACGCCCGTTTTTTGAGATCCTTACCGACATCAAGTTTTGGGTTATCCAAATTGTAACCCTGCCAGCTATCTTCATATCTGGGTTCTTGTTTGTGTCTACAGGTCTTGCCTATGACACTTTCGGGACTCCAAGACCTGATGCATATTTCCAGGGTTCAGAGACAAAGGCTCCAGTTGTGAGCCAACGCTATGAATCCAAGTCCCAACTAGACCTGCGTCTGCAATAA
- a CDS encoding photosynthesis system II assembly factor Ycf48, with protein MNRFLSTLINWVLILGIGLSLGGCVSTRLSVASASPWQVVEINTDANPLDISFVDQNHGFLIGTNRLIRETNDGGKSWDKRSLDIPSEENFRLISIDFFGDEGWIAGQPGLVLHSRDAGQTWTRLALGNKLPGEPYLIKTLATDSAELATTAGAVYVTTDGGQNWEGKIEEASGGIRDIRRGSNGEYVSVSSLGNFYATLDPGQSSWQPHQRASSKRVQTMGYKPDGSLWMISRGAEIRFADYFEAQEDSWGKPIIPIVNGYNYLDLAWDPKGTIWAAGGNGTLLFSKDGGDSWESDPVGDVQPSNLLRILFNASDEQEKISGFVLGERGTLLRWAG; from the coding sequence ATGAACCGTTTTCTTTCGACCTTGATCAATTGGGTCCTTATCTTGGGCATAGGCCTAAGTTTGGGTGGCTGTGTCTCAACTCGCTTGTCAGTTGCGAGTGCAAGTCCTTGGCAAGTCGTTGAGATCAATACAGATGCCAACCCTCTGGATATTAGTTTTGTTGATCAAAATCATGGTTTTTTGATTGGAACGAACCGTTTAATTCGTGAAACTAATGATGGAGGTAAAAGTTGGGACAAGAGAAGCCTTGATATTCCTAGTGAAGAGAATTTTCGTTTGATTAGTATTGATTTCTTTGGTGATGAGGGATGGATTGCTGGTCAGCCAGGCCTAGTACTGCATAGTCGAGATGCTGGGCAAACTTGGACTCGTTTGGCACTAGGTAACAAATTGCCTGGGGAGCCTTATCTAATTAAAACTCTTGCGACAGATTCCGCAGAACTAGCTACTACAGCAGGAGCGGTTTATGTCACGACAGACGGAGGACAGAATTGGGAGGGGAAAATAGAAGAAGCTTCAGGTGGTATTAGAGATATAAGGAGAGGTAGTAATGGTGAATATGTAAGTGTTAGTAGTTTGGGAAATTTTTATGCGACTTTGGATCCTGGCCAAAGCTCCTGGCAGCCACATCAAAGAGCTAGCAGTAAGAGAGTCCAAACAATGGGATATAAGCCAGATGGATCACTGTGGATGATTTCAAGAGGTGCTGAGATTCGTTTTGCTGATTATTTTGAGGCTCAGGAAGATAGTTGGGGTAAACCAATAATTCCTATAGTTAATGGCTACAACTATTTGGACTTGGCTTGGGACCCAAAAGGGACAATTTGGGCAGCGGGTGGTAATGGAACACTCTTATTTAGTAAAGATGGAGGAGATTCTTGGGAATCTGATCCTGTGGGAGATGTGCAACCTTCTAATTTGCTTCGAATTTTGTTTAATGCCAGTGATGAGCAGGAAAAAATCAGTGGCTTTGTACTGGGAGAAAGAGGAACTTTGCTCCGTTGGGCTGGATAA
- a CDS encoding rubredoxin, producing MSSLASEGASESIPENTSHRFECRKCGYVYDPADGVKKFGIASGTAFMDLDQGNFRCPVCRSGVEVFRDIGPKESPSGFEENLNYGFGINNLTSGQKNVLIFGGLAFAVACFLSLYSLH from the coding sequence ATGTCTTCATTAGCCTCAGAAGGGGCATCAGAATCAATCCCTGAGAACACCTCTCATCGATTTGAGTGCCGCAAGTGTGGCTATGTTTATGACCCTGCCGATGGTGTAAAAAAGTTTGGTATTGCGAGTGGAACAGCATTCATGGATTTGGATCAGGGCAATTTTCGTTGCCCTGTATGCCGTTCAGGAGTTGAGGTCTTTAGAGATATTGGCCCCAAGGAATCACCTAGTGGATTTGAGGAAAATTTAAATTATGGTTTTGGAATTAATAATCTCACTTCAGGGCAGAAGAATGTCTTGATTTTTGGAGGCCTGGCCTTTGCCGTCGCTTGCTTCTTGTCTTTGTACTCCTTGCATTGA
- a CDS encoding NAD(P)H-quinone oxidoreductase subunit 3 yields MFSLPGYDAFLGFLLLASAVPALALITNKLLSPSSREGERELTYESGMEPIGGAWIQFNIRYYMFALVFVIFDVETVFLYPWAVAFNRLGLLAFIEALIFIAILVVALAYAWRKGALEWS; encoded by the coding sequence ATGTTTTCACTACCTGGCTACGACGCTTTCCTAGGGTTTCTTTTGCTCGCATCGGCTGTCCCAGCACTCGCTTTAATTACCAACAAACTACTTTCTCCTAGCAGCAGAGAAGGGGAGCGAGAGCTGACATATGAATCTGGAATGGAACCCATCGGAGGCGCATGGATTCAATTCAATATCCGTTATTACATGTTTGCTCTTGTCTTTGTGATTTTTGATGTGGAGACCGTATTTCTCTATCCATGGGCAGTAGCTTTCAATCGTCTAGGTTTATTGGCTTTTATAGAAGCACTTATTTTTATTGCCATTCTTGTAGTTGCACTAGCCTATGCATGGAGAAAAGGAGCACTTGAATGGAGTTGA
- a CDS encoding NADH dehydrogenase subunit K, which yields MTESPSIKAVRDLRSATCGPVGAPTVTSELSENIILTSLDDLHNWARLSSLWPLLYGTACCFIEFAALIGSRFDFDRFGLVPRSSPRQADLLIVAGTVTMKMAPALVRLYEQMPEPKYVIAMGACTITGGMFSADSTTAVRGVDKLIPVDLYLPGCPPRPEAIFDAVIKLRKKVGNESVAERNKISQTHRYYTISHQMKRVEPLITGKYLNAETQKKALPSGVGIKLEQEDLVKDQAILKSNNKNES from the coding sequence GTGACTGAAAGCCCTTCTATCAAAGCAGTACGAGACTTACGCTCGGCCACATGTGGACCCGTTGGGGCCCCAACGGTTACCAGTGAGCTAAGTGAGAACATCATTTTGACCAGTCTGGATGACCTTCATAATTGGGCGCGACTAAGTAGTTTATGGCCTTTGTTATATGGGACAGCTTGCTGTTTTATAGAATTTGCTGCATTGATTGGATCACGATTCGACTTTGATAGGTTCGGATTAGTACCAAGAAGTTCTCCCCGGCAGGCAGATCTTTTAATAGTGGCAGGTACAGTCACAATGAAAATGGCTCCAGCACTGGTAAGGCTTTACGAACAAATGCCTGAGCCCAAATATGTAATTGCAATGGGCGCATGCACAATTACCGGTGGAATGTTTAGCGCAGACTCCACAACAGCTGTTCGAGGAGTAGACAAACTAATTCCTGTAGATCTCTATCTGCCTGGTTGTCCTCCAAGGCCAGAAGCAATCTTTGATGCAGTAATTAAGCTACGTAAAAAAGTGGGAAATGAATCAGTAGCCGAACGAAATAAAATCAGTCAGACACATCGTTACTACACTATTAGTCATCAAATGAAGAGAGTAGAGCCTCTTATTACCGGCAAGTACTTGAATGCGGAAACGCAAAAAAAAGCACTGCCATCAGGAGTTGGTATAAAGCTGGAGCAAGAAGATCTCGTCAAAGATCAAGCAATCCTAAAATCAAACAACAAGAACGAATCATGA
- a CDS encoding NAD(P)H-quinone oxidoreductase subunit J gives MSEETPPNSPAPSQENDSQEISAEKALQPGLVSKWLSSKGFDHTILDNDHLGIETISVEPIHLREIATALKSYGFDYLQCQGGYDEGPGLNLVSFYHLISIQNFLSTNDSSNSNVQEVRIKVFLPRSGDLSVPSLYGLFHGADWQERETYDMFGINFDDHPHPKRLLMPEDWKGWPLRKDYVQPDFYEMQDAY, from the coding sequence ATGAGCGAGGAAACACCTCCAAATTCACCTGCTCCATCACAAGAAAACGATAGCCAAGAAATCTCTGCTGAAAAGGCACTTCAGCCAGGCCTAGTGAGTAAATGGCTCAGCTCCAAGGGATTTGACCACACTATTCTTGACAATGATCACCTTGGAATTGAAACAATAAGTGTTGAACCTATTCATCTTCGTGAAATTGCAACTGCCTTAAAAAGCTACGGGTTCGATTATTTACAATGTCAAGGGGGATACGACGAAGGTCCAGGATTAAACCTTGTCAGTTTTTATCATCTAATTTCAATACAGAACTTTCTATCAACGAATGATTCATCGAACTCAAATGTTCAAGAAGTTCGCATCAAAGTTTTCTTACCTCGCTCTGGAGACCTAAGTGTTCCAAGTCTTTACGGTCTATTCCATGGTGCTGACTGGCAAGAAAGAGAAACATATGACATGTTCGGGATTAATTTCGATGATCACCCGCACCCCAAAAGATTGCTTATGCCAGAAGACTGGAAAGGCTGGCCTCTGAGAAAGGACTACGTTCAACCTGACTTTTATGAAATGCAAGATGCATATTAA
- a CDS encoding gluconeogenesis factor YvcK family protein yields the protein MRTVRAVRWLLPGLVVKRWMLTSGLGLLLALLGAAIWADLTPIYWSIETLFWFLTAITTFLPRSITGPLVFILGGGLLLWGQSRSFGSIQQALAPSKDTALVDALRAKSKLNRGPNIVAIGGGTGLASLLSGLKSYSSRITAIVTVADDGGSSGVLRRELGVQPPGDIRNCLAALSTEAPLLTRLFQYRFSSGSGLEGHSFGNLFLSALTAITGNLEAAITASSRVLAVQGQVVPATNVDVKLWAELENGQKIEGESAIGNAPSPILRIGCYPEKPTALPRGLEAIANADLILLGPGSLYTSLLPNLLVPELVDAIQSSNAPKLYICNLMTQPGETDGLDVSGHVRAIEAQLASSGISKRIFNSILAQDEIEPSPLVDYYKARGAQPVTCDKRALKLQGYKVIQAPLQGRRQTPTLRHDSRSLALAIMRFYRSYKKDI from the coding sequence ATGCGAACTGTTAGAGCAGTTCGCTGGTTATTGCCAGGGTTAGTGGTTAAGCGATGGATGTTGACCTCGGGTCTGGGTTTGCTCTTAGCACTTTTGGGAGCTGCAATTTGGGCTGATTTGACCCCAATTTATTGGAGTATTGAAACTCTTTTTTGGTTTTTAACTGCGATTACTACATTCTTGCCAAGGAGTATCACTGGCCCTTTGGTTTTTATTTTGGGTGGTGGGCTTTTGTTGTGGGGGCAGAGTCGTAGCTTTGGTTCGATTCAGCAGGCACTAGCCCCCTCCAAGGACACAGCTTTAGTAGATGCACTTAGGGCTAAGAGCAAATTAAATCGAGGCCCCAATATTGTTGCTATTGGAGGTGGGACAGGTCTTGCGAGTTTGCTAAGTGGCTTGAAGAGCTATAGCAGCCGAATAACAGCGATTGTCACTGTTGCAGATGATGGAGGAAGCAGTGGAGTCCTGCGCCGTGAATTAGGCGTACAACCTCCTGGCGACATACGTAATTGTTTAGCAGCTCTTTCAACAGAGGCCCCTCTTTTAACTCGGTTATTTCAATACCGTTTTTCTTCGGGGAGTGGATTAGAAGGGCATAGTTTTGGGAATCTATTTCTTTCCGCTTTAACTGCTATTACAGGGAATTTAGAGGCGGCTATTACTGCTTCTAGCAGAGTGCTTGCGGTGCAGGGGCAAGTTGTACCAGCTACGAACGTTGATGTAAAGCTATGGGCTGAATTAGAAAATGGTCAGAAAATAGAAGGTGAATCTGCGATCGGCAATGCTCCAAGTCCGATTTTGAGAATTGGTTGTTATCCAGAAAAACCTACGGCTCTACCGCGTGGCCTAGAAGCAATAGCTAATGCTGATCTCATCTTGCTTGGCCCAGGGAGTCTGTATACGTCTCTTTTGCCAAATCTGCTTGTACCAGAATTAGTGGATGCAATTCAAAGCAGTAATGCCCCAAAATTGTATATATGCAATTTGATGACCCAACCAGGTGAGACTGATGGTCTTGATGTAAGTGGGCATGTCAGAGCAATAGAAGCTCAACTAGCAAGTTCTGGAATTAGTAAGAGGATTTTTAATTCAATTCTCGCTCAAGATGAAATCGAGCCTTCTCCATTAGTGGACTATTACAAGGCAAGAGGTGCCCAGCCTGTTACATGTGACAAAAGAGCTCTGAAATTACAGGGGTATAAGGTTATACAAGCTCCCCTGCAGGGTCGCCGTCAAACGCCTACATTACGCCATGACTCAAGGAGTCTTGCCTTGGCAATTATGCGCTTTTATAGGAGTTACAAAAAGGATATTTAA
- a CDS encoding ABC transporter ATP-binding protein: MQWGNIQVLNGLHLAMKPGERLAIVGPSGCGKSTILKLLAGLILPTTGELQLFGKRQNYLRLDQLQPPDVRLVFQNPALLGSLTVEENVGFLLKRKAKLPKENIRKLVATSLEEVGLYDIADKFPGQLSGGMQKRVSFARALISEPYKKKDAMPLLLYDEPTAGLDPIACTRIEDLIVKTTTIAGGCSIVVSHVLSTVERTAAKVLMLYGGKFQWAGSIEEFRESKNPYVNQFRTGSLQGPMQPADH; this comes from the coding sequence ATGCAGTGGGGAAATATCCAAGTGCTTAATGGATTGCACTTAGCAATGAAACCTGGGGAGCGTCTTGCAATAGTGGGGCCTTCAGGTTGTGGTAAATCAACAATTCTCAAACTTTTAGCTGGATTGATTTTGCCAACAACAGGTGAGCTTCAGTTATTTGGGAAAAGACAAAATTACCTCAGACTGGATCAGTTACAACCTCCAGATGTTCGATTAGTTTTTCAGAATCCTGCTCTTTTAGGTTCTTTAACAGTCGAAGAAAATGTAGGTTTTCTTCTCAAAAGAAAAGCGAAACTTCCAAAAGAAAATATTCGTAAACTTGTAGCAACCTCCCTAGAAGAAGTAGGCCTTTACGACATTGCAGATAAATTTCCAGGACAACTAAGTGGAGGCATGCAAAAACGCGTTAGTTTTGCTAGAGCTTTAATCAGTGAACCTTACAAAAAAAAAGATGCCATGCCTCTTCTTTTGTATGACGAGCCAACAGCAGGACTAGATCCAATAGCATGTACGAGGATCGAAGATTTAATAGTAAAAACAACAACCATTGCAGGTGGCTGTTCAATAGTTGTAAGCCATGTTCTTAGTACTGTTGAACGAACCGCAGCAAAGGTTTTGATGCTTTATGGAGGGAAGTTCCAATGGGCAGGATCAATCGAAGAATTCAGAGAAAGTAAAAATCCCTATGTAAATCAGTTTCGTACAGGTAGTCTTCAAGGACCAATGCAACCTGCAGATCATTGA
- a CDS encoding MlaD family protein — MRRSVRDAIVGLSIVGGIIAFGGIMLWLRGIKLGANSWQIKANFSDASGLSERSPVTYRGILVGEVGAIEVRPEAVQATIKIDKPDLYLPTPVIARVVKNSLLGGDVQVALISSGKLLGINNTLPGDENCFNSQILCKDDLIKGEPLTSISTLTTELERIVRKASQKDIIQNLVDSTNQFDKTQKELESLIIQTKKEVKRAQPIITELSEASAHINNILAAIDDPETLNDIKETASNARSLSKKIDTMGTEVNKLMDDDELMNALRSVTIGLGKFFNEVYPSSSN, encoded by the coding sequence ATGAGACGCAGTGTTCGGGATGCCATTGTCGGATTATCAATAGTAGGAGGGATCATTGCGTTTGGAGGGATAATGCTTTGGCTTAGAGGGATTAAGTTGGGAGCCAATTCTTGGCAAATAAAAGCAAACTTCTCAGATGCAAGTGGACTCTCCGAACGTTCACCCGTTACATATAGAGGGATACTTGTTGGAGAAGTTGGAGCAATAGAAGTAAGGCCAGAAGCAGTTCAAGCAACAATAAAAATCGACAAACCAGATCTTTATTTACCTACTCCTGTGATAGCAAGAGTTGTCAAAAACTCTTTATTAGGTGGCGACGTGCAAGTTGCTTTAATAAGTAGTGGAAAATTACTTGGAATAAATAATACTTTGCCTGGAGATGAGAATTGCTTTAATTCACAAATACTTTGCAAAGACGATCTAATAAAGGGTGAGCCTTTAACAAGCATTTCAACACTTACTACAGAGCTTGAGCGTATAGTCAGAAAAGCTTCCCAAAAAGATATTATTCAAAACCTAGTCGATTCGACCAATCAATTTGACAAGACACAAAAAGAACTAGAAAGTCTCATAATTCAAACAAAAAAAGAAGTCAAAAGAGCACAGCCCATTATAACCGAACTTTCTGAAGCCAGCGCGCATATAAATAACATATTAGCCGCTATAGATGATCCTGAAACACTGAATGACATAAAGGAAACAGCAAGCAATGCTAGATCTTTGTCAAAAAAGATTGATACTATGGGGACTGAGGTAAATAAACTAATGGATGATGATGAATTGATGAATGCACTCAGAAGTGTAACTATTGGACTTGGGAAATTCTTTAATGAAGTTTACCCATCAAGCTCTAATTAA